In the Candidatus Woesearchaeota archaeon genome, GATCCTGAGCATTCTTCATCTGAATTCACGAACACCATTAGCAAAAATAGGTGGTGAAGTTTCTCTCTCAAAGGATGCCGTAGAATAGGGCAGGCATCTTATCTTTGTATTAGGCCATCAACCTCAAAAAAACCATTTTGACACAAAAAAGATTCAGGATGCTCAAAACCAGTACTCTCCTTAATTAAATCAACATAAGGCACCCTTTCTTGTTCTCTATATTGTAAATCAACTGAATCTCCAGTTTGATAATTTGATGGACCTGGAAAGATAAGTTTGTGTATTTTTCCGTCGGATGTTTCAATTCTTAGATGTTCAAATTCAAAATTTGCACCGTAATAATGATTTCTAATAGCAAAAGAATCTTCATCAATTCCAACAATTTTTCCTGAGATCTGTCTTATTGGGTATTGTGGTTGCGTTTGTACAGAAGAATTCCCTGTTGGGGTATTTTCAGTTGATTTTTGGGCACAACCAACTCCTCCAAGTGCTAGAACTCCTGCCAATGCAAGACTTGTAATTCCTGCAGTTCCTGCCAATACAATACTTGTTAAAGACGGTTGACGTTCCATACCATTAGTAATTGCCATGTATATCACCACCTTGACGTTATCATTACTTCTTAGTGATTACTGAATAAGGGTAATATTTAATCTTTTCGCTCTATTCTTAATAAAAAATAGTAATATTTATATAAGAACACAACTTTTTTCTTAAAAACATGAAAAAAAGTAATATACCTGATGAAAAAGACAAAAAGATCCTGAGCATTCTTCATCTGAATTCACGAACACCATTAGCAAAAATAGGTGGTGAAGTTTCTCTCTCAAAGGATGCAGTACTCTATCGTATTAATAAATTAGTTAAGACCGAGGTTATCAGTAAATTTTTTTTAGATGTCAACTACAAAATATTGGGCTATGACAAGTATACACTTTTTTTGCGTTTACATGTTTTGACACCTGAGGAGGAGCAGAAGTTTTTGCAGGTAGTTCAGCAGATTCCTGAAATAATCTTTTGTGCTCAATGTACTGGTCAGTGGGATTTTTGGCTGGAAATTCTCGCAGATTCTGTTCGGTCAGTGGACAGATTACTTGAAAATGTCCTGAAAGAAAAAAACGTGCAGGAATATCAGGTGATGATTCTCTCAAAAACCTACAAGGAATATGATCCCTTGCTTAAGAATGATTTACCACCTAAAATAATCCCTTCATCACCTATTATCACCATAGATGAAAGTGATTATAGCATTTTAAAAGCATTAGAGAATGATGCACGACAGCATATTCTTGATATTGCAAAGAAAACAGGTATGAGTGTTGATACCATTACCTCTCGGTTGCAGAAGCTTCAAGAAAAATCTTTGGTGAAGTATGACCTTGTTGTTAATTATAATACGTTGGGATATCATTTATCAGTTCTTGTGCTTGAAATTAATTCCTCTCAGGGAGAGGCATTGTATGCTTACCTTCTTGCTGACCCCCATGTGCGCTCATTTTCTGCTTTGATTGGCAATCGTGAACTAGTGATTGAGGTGTTGAGTCAAGACAAAAAGGATTATCTCCTTTTTTTGAATGCACTCCGCTCGTATTTTTTCGCTCTCATCATAAAGTATAGCGAAGTCTCAGTCATAAAAGATATCAAAGACATGACTGTTCCGGTGATCACATTCGAGAAACAGTAAGAGCACTTGACGAATATTTATATACACAGAAGTTCCTTCTTCAGGTGATGCATGTTCGAGGCAAATGGATAAAGGTTGTTGAGCGACGAGGCCAAAGTATTTTGATTAGTTCTTATTTTTACAATGGTATTCAGACCAAATATTTCAATGAAGCGCTTGGCTTGGATTGCGGTCTTGATCATTATCTTATTGTGGATTATGTAAATTATTATTTAGAGAGTGAAGTAAACCGTTTTCAGGATTGTACTGAAAAAATCCTCAACGAAACAGAATTTCAATATCTCAAAATAGTGCTGGATAAACTTTTTAAAAAAGGAAATGAACTTCTGTCGTATTCAGCAAAAATTGCTAAATCTATTATTCATGATCCAATGGTTGTATTTGAGAAATTTAGTGACCTCTGCTTAGTATTTGGGCCATCAATGTATTTTCCGATTCTGATTGAAAGTCACGTTGAAAAAAAAGTCAAGGCTATTATCAAACAACATAGTCGTCGAAATAACAATCATTATTTTTCTCTCTTAACTGCTTCACCCATTCCCACTGAAGGGACTAAAGAGTTGATAAGTCTCTATGAGATAGGATTGGCTTATCATAAAAATAGTAAAACCGTTGATAAAGCAATAGAAAAAATGATCGATAGACACCTTCATGCATTTGGTTGGTTTTCTTTTACCAAGTTTGTTGGAGATCCGTGGGATAAAAAGTTAATCATTCAAAGAATTGAAACATTAGACGCTCAGCGTGTTATCAAGGATCTAAATTACCTAAGAAGCAAAGCTGGTGTTCAGCGTAAAATCCTTAAAGCAACATACAAAAGTCTTACCTTGTCAAAAAAGGAAATTGAGATTATTGAATTAGCCCAGAGTCTGGCATATTTTAGAACCTATAGACTTGACGTGTATACCAAAGCAGGATATCATGCAAAGCAGTTATTTGAATTATTGGCTGAAAAGATTGGTTTGACCCTACAGGAATTTGTCTTTCTTACCTATGAAGAGATACTTTCGACTTTAAAAAACAAACAGCAATTCCCAAAAGATGAAGTCCAGAGAAGACTCACAGAAACGTGGCAACTCTTATTTGCAAAAGGAGTAATGACCTTATCGTACGACCAACCATTCCTTGTTGAAAATTACCAACATCAGGAAGAAATGATGATAACCGGTCAAATTGCCTCGTCGGGAATTGCAACAGGAGAAGTAAGGATTATTAGAG is a window encoding:
- a CDS encoding Lrp/AsnC family transcriptional regulator, whose amino-acid sequence is MKKSNIPDEKDKKILSILHLNSRTPLAKIGGEVSLSKDAVLYRINKLVKTEVISKFFLDVNYKILGYDKYTLFLRLHVLTPEEEQKFLQVVQQIPEIIFCAQCTGQWDFWLEILADSVRSVDRLLENVLKEKNVQEYQVMILSKTYKEYDPLLKNDLPPKIIPSSPIITIDESDYSILKALENDARQHILDIAKKTGMSVDTITSRLQKLQEKSLVKYDLVVNYNTLGYHLSVLVLEINSSQGEALYAYLLADPHVRSFSALIGNRELVIEVLSQDKKDYLLFLNALRSYFFALIIKYSEVSVIKDIKDMTVPVITFEKQ
- a CDS encoding AsnC family protein gives rise to the protein MKKSNIPDEKDKKILSILHLNSRTPLAKIGGEVSLSKDAVE